One window of Marmota flaviventris isolate mMarFla1 chromosome 5, mMarFla1.hap1, whole genome shotgun sequence genomic DNA carries:
- the Tmem167a gene encoding protein kish-A: MSAIFNFQSLLTVILLLICTCAYIRSLAPSLLDRNKTGLLGIFWKCARIGERKSPYVAVCCVVMAFSILFIQ, translated from the exons ATG tctGCCATTTTCAATTTTCAGAGTCTGTTGACTGTAATCTTGCTGCTTATATGTACCTGTGCTTATATCCGGTCCTTGGCACCCAGCCTCCTGGACAGAAATAAAACTGG ACTATTGGGAATATTTTGGAAGTGTGCCAGAATTG GTGAACGAAAGAGTCCTTATGTTGCAGTATGCTGTGTAGTGATGGCCTTCAGCATCCTTTTCATACAGTAG